One genomic segment of Echeneis naucrates chromosome 18, fEcheNa1.1, whole genome shotgun sequence includes these proteins:
- the LOC115058460 gene encoding ephrin type-B receptor 4-like isoform X1, whose translation MEGRTGPGPSVAPGRAPSCGLLLLLPPLLLLGCCGAEEEVLMNTKLETSDLRWTSHPADGSEWEEVSGLDDESNSVRTYQICTLSSSTSYWLRTRWIPRKAATVLHVEIRFTMMECSGLNQRHCKETFNLYYYQSDSDEATPTHPAWMENPYTKVATVAADHLLRRGGERRSNIKLLRLEALQGAGLYLAFHSQGACMALLSVRVFYRKCPPLSRTFASFPETIPHSLVEQAQGVCVENAVTPPGDQSRPPSMLCGEDGQWVGQPTSSCACRPGYDAGDTDTQCRACPPGQFKAESGPGGCSFCPDNSNTRSPGSTYCPCHYGYHRADSDPPQAACTRPPSAPRSVVCQVNDTTVTLEWSEPLDRGGRGDLTYRVLCSSCGTVTAKGLVGSCSACDDNILYRPAQRGLTQRRVVIWGLRPHTKYTFTVQSLNGVSALSQSEPASERVNVTTSRDVPPPVSGLRTTAASESSLTLKWNVPDLQNHNQILDYQIRYSPKNGEEAGQWQYVSSRSSSLVLMGLRRAVPYQVQVRARSQAGYGSFGAMSVFNTQPNGDSKLVVTGLLVSVGMLLLIAMVTVMVYCYRRRTDPELREKSGHYPMGQMTKVYIDPFTYEDPNEAVREFAKEIDASFVKIEEVIGAGEFGEVCRGRLRIPGRKENYVAIKTLKGGYTEKQRRDFLSEASIMGQFQHPNIIHLEGVITTSCPVMILTEFMENGALDSFLRVNDGQFACLQLVGMLRGIAAGMKYLSDMSFVHRDLAARNILVNSNLVCKVSDFGLSRFLTENSSDPTYTSSLGGKIPIRWTAPEAIAYRKFTSGSDAWSYGIVMWEVMSYGERPYWDMSNQDVINAIEQDYRLPPPPDCPSSLHALMLDCWQKERANRPRFSDVVAALDRLIRNPASLKMTHPEGQSSSQPLLDHRAPPPLSSCGSVSEWLQAVKMERYEQNFLQAGFTSLDIVSQLNTEDLLRVGVTLAGHQKKILSSIQTLRTHKAPPTLLY comes from the exons ATGGAGGGTCGGACGGGGCCTGGGCCCTCCGTGGCCCCCGGACGGGCCCCCTCCTgcgggctgctgctgctcctccccccgctgctgctgctcggctGCTGCGGAGCAGAGGAAG aggTGCTGATGAACACTAAGTTGGAGACGTCTGACCTCCGGTGGACGTCTCATCCAGCTGACGGCTCAGag TGGGAGGAAGTGAGCGGATTGGATGATGAGTCCAACAGCGTGCGGACCTATCAGATTTGTACGCTTAGCAGCTCGACGTCTTATTGGCTGAGGACACGCTGGATCCCTCGAAAGGCGGCGACCGTCCTCCACGTTGAGATCCg GTTCACCATGATGGAGTGTTCCGGTCTGAACCAGCGTCACTGTAAAGAAACCTTCAACCTTTATTACTACCAGTCTGACAGTGACGAGGCCACGCCCACTCACCCGGCCTGGATGGAGAACCCGTACACTAAGGTAGCCACGGTTGCAGCTGATCACCTGCTGCGGCGTGGTGGAGAGCGGCGCTCCAACATCAAGCTGCTGCGCCTTGAGGCTCTGCAGGGGGCGGGGCTCTACCTGGCCTTCCACAGCCAGGGGGCGTGCATGGCGCTGCTGTCCGTACGTGTCTTCTACAGGAAGTGTCCGCCTCTCAGCCGCACCTTCGCCTCCTTCCCTGAAACCATCCCCCACTCCCTGGTGGAGCAG gctcagggtgtgtgtgtagAAAATGCTGTCACGCCACCCGGGGACCAGTCGCGTCCTCCCAGCATGCTTTGTGGTGAGGACGGGCAGTGGGTGGGGCAGCCGACGTCCAGCTGCGCCTGTCGCCCTGGATACGATGCTGGCGACACGGACACACAATGTCGAG CTTGTCCTCCGGGTCAGTTTAAGGCGGAGTCAGGACCTGGTGGGTGTAGCTTCTGCCcagacaacagcaacacacGGAGCCCAGGCTCCACCTACTGCCCCTGTCACTATGGTTACCATCGAGCTGACTCTGACCCACCGCAGGCAGCCTGCACCC gCCCCCCCTCGGCCCCCCGCTCAGTTGTGTGTCAGGTGAACGACACCACAGTGACTCTGGAGTGGAGCGAACCTTTGGACCGCGGTGGGCGAGGAGACCTGACCTACAGAGTCCTGTGCTCCAGCTGTGGGACTGTCACAGCCAAG GGATTGGTCGGTTCCTGCTCTGCATGTGATGACAACATCCTTTATCGTCCAGCACAGCGCGGCCTGACTCAGCGCCGGGTCGTCATCTGGGGACTCCGCCCACACACCAAGTACACCTTCACCGTCCAATCACTGAACGGCGTTTCAGCTCTTAGCCAATCAGAGCCAGCGTCTGAAAGAGTGAACGTCACCACCAGCAGAGACG ttcCTCCTCCCGTGTCTGGTCTCAggacaacagcagcttcagagtCCAGTCTGACTTTAAAATGGAACGTTCCAGATCTGCAGAACCACAACCAGATCCTGGACTACCAGATCCGCTACAGCCccaag AATGGCGAGGAGGCGGGTCAATGGCAGTACGTGTCCAGCAGGTCTTCTTCGTTGGTGCTGATGGGGTTGCGGCGGGCGGTTCCATATCAGGTGCAGGTCCGCGCTCGCTCACAAGCGGGATACGGCTCATTTGGCGCCATGAGTGTCTTCAATACGCAGCCCAACG GTGACTCTAAGCTGGTGGTGACGGGGCTGCTGGTCTCTGTGGGGATGCTGCTGCTCATCGCCATGGTGACTGTCATGGTGTACTGTTACCG gaggaggacagaCCCTGAGCTCAGGGAGAAGAGTGGACATTATCCAATGGGACAGA TGACGAAGGTCTACATTGATCCATTTACGTACGAGGACCCAAACGAGGCTGTGAGGGAATTCGCCAAAGAGATTGATGCCTCCTTCGTTAAGATTGAGGAGGTGATTGGAGCAG gtgagtttggcGAGGTGTGCCGTGGCCGGCTAAGGATCCCGGGCAGGAAGGAGAACTACGTGGCGATCAAGACCCTGAAGGGCGGCTACACGGAGAAGCAGCGGCGGGACTTCCTGTCTGAGGCGTCCATCATGGGCCAGTTCCAGCACCCCAACATCATCCACCTGGAAGGGGTCATCACGACTTCCTGTCCTGTCATGATCCTCACCGAGTTCATGGAGAACGGCGCTCTGGACAGCTTCCTGAGG GTCAATGATGGACAGTTCGCGTGCCTCCAGCTGGTCGGGATGTTACGTGGAATCGCTGCAGGAATGAAATATCTGTCAGACATGAGCTTCGTCCATCGAGACCTGGCAGCTCGCAATATCCTGGTCAACTCCAACCTGGTCTGTAAG GTGTCAGACTTTGGACTCAGCAGGTTTCTGACTGAGAACTCTTCTGACCCAACGTACACCAGCTCTCTG GGCGGGAAGATTCCAATTCGCTGGACGGCGCCGGAGGCCATCGCCTACAG GAAGTTCACGTCGGGTAGTGACGCATGGAGTTACGGTATCGTCATGTGGGAGGTGATGTCATATGGAGAGCGGCCATATTGGGACATGAGCAACCAGGAT GTGATCAACGCCATCGAGCAGGACTACCGTCTCCCCCCGCCGCCGGACTGCCCCTCCTCCCTGCATGCGCTCATGCTGGACTGTTGGCAGAAGGAACGAGCCAACCGGCCGCGTTTCAGCGATGTGGTGGCAGCGCTCGATAGGCTGATCCGAAACCCCGCCTCCCTGAAGATGACACACCCAGAGGGACAGAG CTCGTCTCAGCCCCTCCTGGACCATCGGGCCCCTccccctctgtcctcctgtgGGTCGGTGTCCGAGTGGCTGCAGGCCGTGAAGATGGAGCGGTATGAGCAGAACTTCCTGCAGGCCGGATTCACCAGTCTGGACATCGTGTCCCAGCTCAACACGGA GGACCTGCTGCGAGTGGGCGTGACCCTCGCCGGCCACCAGAAGAAAATCCTGTCCTCCATCCAAACACTCAGGACACACAAAGCTCCACCCACTCTTTTGTACTGA
- the LOC115058460 gene encoding ephrin type-B receptor 4-like isoform X2, translated as MEGRTGPGPSVAPGRAPSCGLLLLLPPLLLLGCCGAEEEVLMNTKLETSDLRWTSHPADGSEWEEVSGLDDESNSVRTYQICTLSSSTSYWLRTRWIPRKAATVLHVEIRFTMMECSGLNQRHCKETFNLYYYQSDSDEATPTHPAWMENPYTKVATVAADHLLRRGGERRSNIKLLRLEALQGAGLYLAFHSQGACMALLSVRVFYRKCPPLSRTFASFPETIPHSLVEQAQGVCVENAVTPPGDQSRPPSMLCGEDGQWVGQPTSSCACRPGYDAGDTDTQCRACPPGQFKAESGPGGCSFCPDNSNTRSPGSTYCPCHYGYHRADSDPPQAACTRPPSAPRSVVCQVNDTTVTLEWSEPLDRGGRGDLTYRVLCSSCGTVTAKGLVGSCSACDDNILYRPAQRGLTQRRVVIWGLRPHTKYTFTVQSLNGVSALSQSEPASERVNVTTSRDVPPPVSGLRTTAASESSLTLKWNVPDLQNHNQILDYQIRYSPKNGEEAGQWQYVSSRSSSLVLMGLRRAVPYQVQVRARSQAGYGSFGAMSVFNTQPNGDSKLVVTGLLVSVGMLLLIAMVTVMVYCYRRRTDPELREKSGHYPMGQMTKVYIDPFTYEDPNEAVREFAKEIDASFVKIEEVIGAGEFGEVCRGRLRIPGRKENYVAIKTLKGGYTEKQRRDFLSEASIMGQFQHPNIIHLEGVITTSCPVMILTEFMENGALDSFLRVNDGQFACLQLVGMLRGIAAGMKYLSDMSFVHRDLAARNILVNSNLVCKVSDFGLSRFLTENSSDPTYTSSLGGKIPIRWTAPEAIAYSSRRVVTHGVTVSSCGR; from the exons ATGGAGGGTCGGACGGGGCCTGGGCCCTCCGTGGCCCCCGGACGGGCCCCCTCCTgcgggctgctgctgctcctccccccgctgctgctgctcggctGCTGCGGAGCAGAGGAAG aggTGCTGATGAACACTAAGTTGGAGACGTCTGACCTCCGGTGGACGTCTCATCCAGCTGACGGCTCAGag TGGGAGGAAGTGAGCGGATTGGATGATGAGTCCAACAGCGTGCGGACCTATCAGATTTGTACGCTTAGCAGCTCGACGTCTTATTGGCTGAGGACACGCTGGATCCCTCGAAAGGCGGCGACCGTCCTCCACGTTGAGATCCg GTTCACCATGATGGAGTGTTCCGGTCTGAACCAGCGTCACTGTAAAGAAACCTTCAACCTTTATTACTACCAGTCTGACAGTGACGAGGCCACGCCCACTCACCCGGCCTGGATGGAGAACCCGTACACTAAGGTAGCCACGGTTGCAGCTGATCACCTGCTGCGGCGTGGTGGAGAGCGGCGCTCCAACATCAAGCTGCTGCGCCTTGAGGCTCTGCAGGGGGCGGGGCTCTACCTGGCCTTCCACAGCCAGGGGGCGTGCATGGCGCTGCTGTCCGTACGTGTCTTCTACAGGAAGTGTCCGCCTCTCAGCCGCACCTTCGCCTCCTTCCCTGAAACCATCCCCCACTCCCTGGTGGAGCAG gctcagggtgtgtgtgtagAAAATGCTGTCACGCCACCCGGGGACCAGTCGCGTCCTCCCAGCATGCTTTGTGGTGAGGACGGGCAGTGGGTGGGGCAGCCGACGTCCAGCTGCGCCTGTCGCCCTGGATACGATGCTGGCGACACGGACACACAATGTCGAG CTTGTCCTCCGGGTCAGTTTAAGGCGGAGTCAGGACCTGGTGGGTGTAGCTTCTGCCcagacaacagcaacacacGGAGCCCAGGCTCCACCTACTGCCCCTGTCACTATGGTTACCATCGAGCTGACTCTGACCCACCGCAGGCAGCCTGCACCC gCCCCCCCTCGGCCCCCCGCTCAGTTGTGTGTCAGGTGAACGACACCACAGTGACTCTGGAGTGGAGCGAACCTTTGGACCGCGGTGGGCGAGGAGACCTGACCTACAGAGTCCTGTGCTCCAGCTGTGGGACTGTCACAGCCAAG GGATTGGTCGGTTCCTGCTCTGCATGTGATGACAACATCCTTTATCGTCCAGCACAGCGCGGCCTGACTCAGCGCCGGGTCGTCATCTGGGGACTCCGCCCACACACCAAGTACACCTTCACCGTCCAATCACTGAACGGCGTTTCAGCTCTTAGCCAATCAGAGCCAGCGTCTGAAAGAGTGAACGTCACCACCAGCAGAGACG ttcCTCCTCCCGTGTCTGGTCTCAggacaacagcagcttcagagtCCAGTCTGACTTTAAAATGGAACGTTCCAGATCTGCAGAACCACAACCAGATCCTGGACTACCAGATCCGCTACAGCCccaag AATGGCGAGGAGGCGGGTCAATGGCAGTACGTGTCCAGCAGGTCTTCTTCGTTGGTGCTGATGGGGTTGCGGCGGGCGGTTCCATATCAGGTGCAGGTCCGCGCTCGCTCACAAGCGGGATACGGCTCATTTGGCGCCATGAGTGTCTTCAATACGCAGCCCAACG GTGACTCTAAGCTGGTGGTGACGGGGCTGCTGGTCTCTGTGGGGATGCTGCTGCTCATCGCCATGGTGACTGTCATGGTGTACTGTTACCG gaggaggacagaCCCTGAGCTCAGGGAGAAGAGTGGACATTATCCAATGGGACAGA TGACGAAGGTCTACATTGATCCATTTACGTACGAGGACCCAAACGAGGCTGTGAGGGAATTCGCCAAAGAGATTGATGCCTCCTTCGTTAAGATTGAGGAGGTGATTGGAGCAG gtgagtttggcGAGGTGTGCCGTGGCCGGCTAAGGATCCCGGGCAGGAAGGAGAACTACGTGGCGATCAAGACCCTGAAGGGCGGCTACACGGAGAAGCAGCGGCGGGACTTCCTGTCTGAGGCGTCCATCATGGGCCAGTTCCAGCACCCCAACATCATCCACCTGGAAGGGGTCATCACGACTTCCTGTCCTGTCATGATCCTCACCGAGTTCATGGAGAACGGCGCTCTGGACAGCTTCCTGAGG GTCAATGATGGACAGTTCGCGTGCCTCCAGCTGGTCGGGATGTTACGTGGAATCGCTGCAGGAATGAAATATCTGTCAGACATGAGCTTCGTCCATCGAGACCTGGCAGCTCGCAATATCCTGGTCAACTCCAACCTGGTCTGTAAG GTGTCAGACTTTGGACTCAGCAGGTTTCTGACTGAGAACTCTTCTGACCCAACGTACACCAGCTCTCTG GGCGGGAAGATTCCAATTCGCTGGACGGCGCCGGAGGCCATCGCCTACAG TTCACGTCGGGTAGTGACGCATGGAGTTACGGTATCGTCATGTGGGAGGTGA
- the psmb6 gene encoding proteasome subunit beta type-6, whose translation MAATATMMPFFDQRVSSKHDLVPDWTGQEVSTGTTIMAVEYDGGVVIGADSRTTTGAYIANRVTDKLTPIHDRIFCCRSGSAADTQAIADVVTYQLGFHSIELDEPPLVETAANLFKASCYRYREELTAGILVAGWDRRKGGQVYCVPIGGMLVRQPVSVGGSGSTYIYGFMDSNYKAGLTKDQCLELTATALSLAMERDGSSGGVVRLATISEEGVERRVILGNQLPKFSTH comes from the exons ATGGCGGCCACAGCGACGATGATGCCGTTCTTCGACCAGCGAGTTTCTTCTAAACACGACCTGGTCCCGGACTGGACCGGCCAGGAAGTCAGCACCGGG ACCACCATTATGGCAGTGGAGTATGATGGAGGAGTGGTGATCGGTGCAGACTCCCGCACCACCACAGG agccTACATCGCCAACAGAGTCACAGACAAACTGACTCCAATCCACGACCGCATCTTCTGCTGCAG GTCTGGATCAGCTGCCGACACTCAGGCCATTGCTGACGTGGTCACTTACCAGCTGGGCTTCCACAG CATCGAGTTGGATGAACCCCCATTGGTGGAGACGGCAGCCAATCTCTTTAAAGCCAGCTGCTATCGCTACCGGGAGGAGCTGACTGCTGGGATCCTTGTGGCGGGCTGGGACAGGAGGAAGGGGGGCCAG GTGTACTGTGTTCCCATTGGTGGGATGTTGGTGAGGCAGCCTGTGTCTGTTGGCGGCAGCGGCAGCACTTACATCTATGGCTTCATGGACTCCAACTACAAAGCAGGTCTCACCAAAGACCAGTGTCTGGAGCTCACCGCCACAG CTCTGTCTCTGGCGATGGAGAGAGACGGCTCCAGTGGAGGTGTGGTCAGACTGGCGACCATCTCCGAGGAGGGAGTGGAGAGACGAGTTATACTGGGAAACCAGCTGCCTAAATTCtccacacactaa
- the trappc1 gene encoding trafficking protein particle complex subunit 1, with the protein MTVHNLYIFDRNGNCLFYNEWNRKKQAGISKEEEFKLMYGMLFSIRSFVSKMSPLDMKEGFLSFQTSKYRLHYYETPSGLKFVMNTDLSVTNARDTLQHIYSNLYVEYIVKNPVCVLGHSLDSELFSSRLDAFIRALPYYSPRAA; encoded by the exons ATGACCGTCCATAACCTTTACATCTTCGACCGGAATGGAAACTGTCTGTTCTACAACGAATGGAACCGCAAGAAGCAGGCCGGCATCTCCAAGGAGGAA GAGTTCAAGCTGATGTACGGGATGTTGTTTTCCATCCGCTCATTCGTCAGCAAGATGTCTCCCTTGGACAT GAAGGAAGGTTTTCTGTCCTTTCAGACCAGCAAGTATCGTCTTCATTACTATGAGACTCCCAGCGGACTGAAGTTTGTGATGAACACTGACCTGTCAGTGACCAACGCCAgagacacactgcagcacatATACAGCAAt TTGTATGTGGAGTACATAGTGAAGAACccggtgtgtgtgttgggtcaCAGTTTGGACAGTGAACTGTTCAGCAGCCGACTGGATGCCTTCATCAGAGCTCTGCCGTACTACAGCCCACGGGCCGcttaa